Proteins co-encoded in one Fibrobacter sp. UBA4297 genomic window:
- the rpmB gene encoding 50S ribosomal protein L28 — MSRICEVTGKAGLVGNMVSHSNRKKLMKQLPNLQKKRFYIPEEDRWVTLRVSAAGLRTINKLGIQAVAQELGI, encoded by the coding sequence ATGAGCCGCATTTGTGAAGTTACCGGCAAAGCCGGTCTCGTGGGCAACATGGTTTCCCACTCTAACCGTAAGAAGTTGATGAAGCAGCTTCCGAACCTCCAGAAGAAGCGCTTCTACATTCCTGAAGAAGACCGCTGGGTGACGCTCCGCGTTAGCGCTGCTGGTCTCCGCACGATCAACAAGCTTGGCATCCAGGCTGTTGCTCAGGAACTCGGAATCTAA